The genomic DNA CGATGAGCACGAACCCGGCGAGCGCCGTGCCCACGATCGCCCCGAACGTGTTCGCCGTGTAGAGGCGCTGGAACGCCCCGGCGATCCCGCGGCCGCCCTTGGTGAGGAAGCGGGTCAGGGTCGGGAGCGTCGCGCCCATGACCAGGGTCGCGGGGGCGAGCGCAAGGATCGCGAGCACGAAGCGCACGAGCGCCAGCAGGATGGGCGCCTCGGAGAGGGACGGGTAGATGCCGCGGTACAGCTCGCCGATGAGCCGGAAGCTGACCGGCGTCAGCAGCACGACCCCCACGACGATCAGCTCCATCACGCCGTACAGGCGCAGCGGGCGCTTCACGCGGTCCGCGACCCGCCCACCCACGGCGCCACCGATCGCGAGGCCGCCGAAGAAGCCGGTCAGGATCGTGGAGACCGCCTGGCTCGTGTTGCCGAACACCAGCACCAGCTGCCGTGCCCAGACCACCTCGTAGATCAGGCCGGCGGCACCGGACAGGATGAACAGGAGGAGCAGGGCGGGCAGCGGGGTCGTTCGGGCAGTCTGCATTGGACGATCATTCCAGATGCTGGTCACTGGTGGCGGTGCCGGGGGGCCGCTTGG from Armatimonadota bacterium includes the following:
- a CDS encoding spermidine synthase, translating into MQTARTTPLPALLLLFILSGAAGLIYEVVWARQLVLVFGNTSQAVSTILTGFFGGLAIGGAVGGRVADRVKRPLRLYGVMELIVVGVVLLTPVSFRLIGELYRGIYPSLSEAPILLALVRFVLAILALAPATLVMGATLPTLTRFLTKGGRGIAGAFQRLYTANTFGAIVGTALAGFVLI